Proteins from a genomic interval of Stenotrophomonas sp. 24(2023):
- the nuoF gene encoding NADH-quinone oxidoreductase subunit NuoF, whose translation MAHHHESKGPVGPAPLPHQVVYTTLHYDTPWSYESYLKTGGYAALRRILEEKIPPEQVIEMVKASGLRGRGGAGFPTGLKWSFMPKGNMQKYILCNSDESEPGTCKDRDILRYNPHSVVEGMAIACYATGSTVGYNYLRGEFHHEPFEHFEQALADAYANGWLGKNVMGSGVDIDIYGALGAGAYICGEETALMESLEGKKGQPRYKPPFPANFGLYGKPSTINNTETYGSVPAIIRNGPEWFKGLSLTANGGPKCFSVSGCVQNGGNFEVPLGTTFDDLLAMAGGLRPGRTLKGAIPGGVSMPVLTAAELKGLPMDYDTIRALGSGLGSGAVVVLDDSVCCVKFACRISQFFHKESCGQCTPCREGTGWMHRVLERIVAGKATMEDLHQLKAVAGQIEGHTICAFGEAAAWPIQGFLRQFWDEFEYYIVNGHSMVDGKKVEAAAA comes from the coding sequence ATGGCACATCACCACGAATCCAAGGGTCCGGTCGGCCCGGCGCCGCTGCCGCACCAGGTGGTCTACACCACCCTGCATTACGACACCCCGTGGTCGTACGAAAGCTACCTCAAGACCGGTGGCTATGCCGCCCTGCGCAGGATCCTCGAAGAGAAGATCCCGCCGGAGCAGGTCATCGAGATGGTCAAGGCCTCGGGCCTGCGCGGCCGCGGCGGCGCAGGCTTCCCGACCGGCCTGAAGTGGTCCTTCATGCCCAAGGGCAACATGCAGAAGTACATCCTCTGCAACTCGGACGAATCCGAGCCGGGCACCTGCAAGGACCGCGACATCCTGCGCTACAACCCGCATTCGGTCGTGGAAGGCATGGCGATCGCCTGCTACGCCACCGGCTCGACCGTGGGCTACAACTACCTGCGCGGTGAGTTCCACCACGAGCCGTTCGAGCACTTCGAGCAGGCCCTGGCCGACGCCTATGCGAACGGCTGGCTGGGCAAGAACGTGATGGGCTCGGGCGTGGACATCGACATCTACGGTGCCCTGGGCGCCGGCGCCTACATCTGCGGCGAAGAAACCGCCCTGATGGAATCGCTGGAAGGCAAGAAGGGCCAGCCGCGCTACAAGCCGCCGTTCCCGGCCAACTTCGGCCTGTACGGCAAGCCGTCGACGATCAACAACACCGAAACCTATGGTTCAGTGCCGGCGATCATCCGCAACGGCCCGGAGTGGTTCAAGGGCCTGAGCCTGACCGCCAACGGCGGCCCGAAGTGCTTCTCGGTGTCCGGCTGCGTGCAGAACGGCGGCAACTTCGAAGTGCCGCTGGGCACCACCTTCGACGACCTGCTGGCAATGGCCGGTGGCCTGCGTCCGGGCCGCACCCTCAAGGGCGCGATCCCCGGCGGCGTGTCGATGCCGGTGCTGACCGCGGCCGAGCTGAAGGGCCTGCCGATGGACTACGACACCATCCGTGCACTGGGCTCCGGCCTGGGTTCGGGCGCCGTCGTGGTGCTGGATGACAGCGTGTGCTGCGTGAAGTTCGCCTGCCGCATCAGCCAGTTCTTCCACAAGGAATCCTGCGGCCAGTGCACCCCGTGCCGTGAAGGCACCGGCTGGATGCACCGCGTGCTGGAGCGCATCGTCGCCGGCAAGGCCACGATGGAAGACCTGCACCAGCTGAAGGCCGTGGCCGGCCAGATCGAAGGCCACACCATCTGCGCCTTCGGCGAAGCGGCGGCATGGCCCATCCAGGGCTTCCTGCGCCAGTTCTGGGACGAATTCGAGTACTACATCGTCAACGGTCATTCGATGGTTGACGGCAAGAAGGTGGAGGCAGCCGCCGCATGA
- the nuoE gene encoding NADH-quinone oxidoreductase subunit NuoE: protein MKATGNFEAARDVDPMVVLSDKTRAHIDHWLSKFPPDRKRSAVLQGLHAAQEQNEGWLTDELIAGVAKYLDLPPVWAYEVASFYSMFETEKVGRNNVAICTNISCWLNGAEDIVRHCEKKLGIKHGESTPDGRVYLKREEECLAGCGGAPMMVINGHYHERLTLEKVDELLDGLE, encoded by the coding sequence ATGAAGGCGACAGGTAATTTCGAGGCGGCGCGCGACGTCGACCCGATGGTGGTGCTGAGCGACAAGACCCGCGCTCACATCGATCACTGGCTGTCCAAGTTCCCGCCGGACCGCAAGCGTTCGGCGGTGCTGCAAGGGCTGCACGCTGCCCAGGAACAGAACGAAGGCTGGCTGACCGACGAGCTGATCGCCGGCGTCGCCAAGTACCTGGACCTGCCGCCGGTGTGGGCCTACGAGGTCGCCAGCTTCTACTCGATGTTCGAGACCGAGAAGGTGGGCCGCAACAACGTGGCCATCTGCACCAACATCAGCTGCTGGCTCAATGGCGCCGAGGACATCGTGCGCCATTGCGAGAAGAAGCTGGGCATCAAGCACGGTGAATCGACCCCGGACGGCCGCGTCTACCTCAAGCGCGAGGAAGAGTGCCTGGCCGGCTGCGGTGGCGCGCCGATGATGGTCATCAACGGTCACTACCATGAGCGTCTGACCCTGGAAAAGGTCGACGAGCTGCTGGACGGGCTGGAGTAA